In Desertifilum tharense IPPAS B-1220, the DNA window TACTCTCTTCCCACTCAGCACTCAGCACTTTACACTCAGCACTTGGAGAAGCACTCAGCACTCTAGAGACAGAGAGTGCGATCGCTCTTAGCATTGGGATTATGTTGTAAATAGTCCGATAACCAGCGACAACCGCGACTGATGAGGCTATCTAGGTTTAATTCTGCTAAATTCCAGAGAATCACCGTCCCATTTGTATCCGCAGAAACCAGCATTGCCCCTTTTGGGCCGAAACTGATACTGGTGATGCCGCTATTATGACCTTTGAGAGTATGCAATAAACGACCCTGGCGACTCCAGAGTTTAATGGTATTATCCGCACTAGCAGAGGCTAATGTTTGACCATCGGCACTGAAACTGACGCTTGTTACCCAATCTCGATGATCGCTTAAAGTCGCTTGGAGAGTTCCCCCTAAGTCCCAAAGCTTAACCGTATAGTCAGGCCCCGCAGAGGCGATAAGCTGACCATCGGGACTAAAACTCACCACCCAAACGCTATCTTGGTGTCCTTCTAAAGTTCGCAATAACGTTCCGTCTCGCTGCCAGAGTTTAACGGTACGATCTTCACTGGCTGAAGCAATTAACTGACCATTGGGACTAAAACTCACCCAATTTACAGCTTGGGTATGACCGGAAAGGGTGGTGACTAAACTCCCATCCGGTTGCCAGAGTTTAATCATTTTATCTGCACTGGCTGAAGCAATCAACTGACCGTCGGGACTAAAACTCACTCCCAAAACGACATCCTGATGGCCGTTAAAGGTTTGTTGAAGTTGACCTCCCACTTGCCACAGTTTCACAGTTTTATCGGCGCTGGCGGAAGCGAGGAATTGACCATCGGGACTAAAGCTGACGGCGTTTACTGAGTCTTGATGACCTCTGAGGGTTTGCAGTAATGCGCCTTCCACAACCGCTGGTTCTGAGATATCGGATAAGCGGGTTTGCAAGACCGCATTTCGCCAAAGTTTAATGGTGGTATCCTTCTCCGCCGAAGCGATATGTTGACCATCGGGACTAATACTCACGCCATTGACTGCGCTACCCGGCCCTTTGAGAAAGGTGAGTAAGGTATTATCTAATCGCCAGAGTTTGACGGTTCTGTCTCGACTGGCAGAGGCTAGGGTTTGACCATCGGGACTGAAGCTGACGCCAAATACCCAGTCGGTATGACCTTGTAAGGTATTGAGTAAGATTCCTTCTCGACTCCAGAGTTTAACGCTATTATCCCAACTTGCAGACGCGAGGGTTTGGCTATCGGGGCTAAAACTAACAGAAAAGACGCTATCGTCATGGTCGCTTAAGGTCTGCAACAGTTGACCGTTCGGACTCCAGAGTTTCACGGTTTTATCTAAACTACTCGATGCGATGCGTTCGCCGTCTTGACTCCAACTGACGCTGGTGACTTGGTTTATGTGGTTGTTTAAGGTACGGACGAGAGTCCCGTCGGTACGCCAAATTTTGAGGGTGTTATCTGCGCTTCCGGAAACCAACAATTGACCATTGGGACTAAAACTAACGCTAGTAACGGGGGCTGTATGTCCGGTGAGGGTTCTGATGAGGGTGCCGTCGAGTTGCCACAGTTTGAGGGTAGAATCGGCGCTAGAGGTGGCAATCAAACGATTATCGGGACTGAAGGTGACGCTGAGAATTTTGTCGCGATGTCCGCTAAGGGTAATGTCTGTGGGGGTGCCGTTACGATGCCACAGTTTAACGGTACCATCCCAACTGGCGGAAGCGAGCAGGCGACCGTCGGGACTGAAGCTGAGGCTACTGATGCGATCGCGATGACCCTGTAAGGTTTGAATCAGCTTGCCATTGGCTTGCCACAGTTTAACGGTTTTGTCCCAACTTGCAGACGCAATTAACTCTCCATCGGGACTATAACTGACGCCCAGTACAGCATCAGAATGACCTTCTAAACGGTTATATTCGCGGACTTCATACACGGCTTGTTGCAGGGCCATGAGAACTTTAGTTTGGGCCTGACTATCTACCCAGAATGCGGGTAGGAAATTGAATCTATTTTTGCCCGTTGGGTTGGATATTTTGGCGATTGATTTAAGTTTCTGGGCTGCCCTCAATCCTTCTTTAAGCGCATCAATTTGTTTGTTGGATGCAAATAAGGCTTCGGAGGTGGCGCTAATTGCTTTAATTTCGCTAATGGCGGCTTGATGGCTTTGGAAAAATGCGATTGAGGTTGAGGTTGCTAAGACGCAAATAGCAACAATGGAACTGACTAAGGCACTGTTGAGAAATTGCTTTTGCTTGTTCTCGCTTTCTAAGCGTTTTTGTTTGGCAATGGCTAAGGCGTTTAACAGGGTTTCTTCTTGGCGCAATTGGGAGATAACAATATGATTAAATTCATCTTGCTTGCGGGCGGCCCAGAGTTCGGAAAAGAGATTGCTTTTGTCTTGGTTGGGAATGAGGGTTTCTAAGTCTTTTTCGAGGACTTGATAGCGGGCGTCGGCGAGTTGGGCTAACAGCGAGTTTTGTTCGCTAATAGTTTTAATTTCTTGTTTGATGGCTTCGTTACTTCGGCGAAGTTCGTCGCGTTCTTCTGTTAAGTTATGCTGTTCGCGATCGCGGATAAAGCGGACTAAATAATCGTGAACCAACTGATAGCGATGGGCGGGTGTTTCTGGGATGAGATAAACAATCCCTGAATCGATGAATATTTCTAAGATTAGATCGATTGCTTCTGCATCATTGGGGAGTTCGCCAACCAACTCTGCACGGGTTTTTAAGGGTCGCGTATCATTTTCATCTGTTAAAAGATAGAGGATTTGACGGGCTAAGGATTCGTTTTCAACGCCGCAATCTTGTACAACTTTTTCTAAGAATCGTTCAACTAATCGCTGCTTAGAACCGGATTGTTGATACTTATTCAAGGTGTTAATATTTTCGGCTTGGAGTTGCGCGCCCACAATTTGTAACTCAATTGGGCGAACTTCTCCGGTTTCTTTAGCCAAATCGTTGACTAAGGCTTGAATCAGAGATTTCTCTAATTCAAAATTAGCTTTCTGAGTCAGGCGTTCAATGACCTGAAAGGCATCTTGGCGGGACAGGTTTCCCAAGGGGTAGCGGTTAACTTTGTCAAGAACATTACAGCCGATTTTGGCTAAGTCAGTATGGGATTCAATTTCCAGTAAATGATGCAAATAATCTTCGCGAATGGATAAGATGATTTTGACATTCGGCAAATTCAAACTATCTTTGAAAAATCGATAAAACGCTTGTCTTTCTTTGGGAGAAGGACAGGCAAAAAAGAATTCTTCAAATTGGTCAAAGATGAGAACCGTTAAAAGATTGCGATCCTCATTTTTTCGCAAACAATTGAGAATAGCGCTGGCAGAAATGAGGGTTCGGGGTGCAGCATTAACAGCCGTGGCGCTGTACTCTAGCGCCGAAGCGGGTAAAGGCGCGAGGGAGACAATGGGAGTGGTTTGTCTTTCTAAATCTTGTAATGCTTCATTCAAAGTCCGTCCTAAAACGCCAACCCAATCGCGATATACTCGAATCACAATCGGTAAAGCCGTATAGGTGCCAATGGGAGTTGACTTTAAAGCGGGAACTAAACCAGCCGCAACAATTGAACTTTTCCCCACCCCCGATTGACCGTGAATTACAGTCAGTTTATAATCGCGACGGCTAATCCGTTCAATCAGACGCAGAACATCCTGTTGGCGATTGGAAGCTGCGATCGCATCTGCAACCTGAAGAGAATTGAGGGGAGAGTTTGGGAAAGCATGGGGAGGAGGAAGTTCCCTAGCCGGTAATAATTGTCCCGCACCAATAAAGGCACGAAAACCGTATTGTTGCTCAATAGAACGCTGTTCCTTTTGTAACAAGAATGCCGAACGATAGCAGCCTTCTGCAAAATAGAGCGATCGCAATCCCTTTAATAATCGCAGATAGCGCTCTCGATCGTAACGCGGATCGCTATTGGCGATCGCAGCAATTAACCCCTGAGAGGCTTTTTCCAGAGTCACTGACGCCGCATCCAACTCGCCAATGCGTCGCTGCGCCTTCGCTAAAATTAAGCGGAAAATTTGCTCCCACAACCCGCGATACAACCCTAGCGGTTGCGGCTGAAGTCCCGTTATTGAGATACTTGCGGCTTGCATTTCCCCAAACAGCGCCAGCGACGTTTTTGCCAGTTGGATCGCTTGATGCCATTGTTGCTGTTGTAGCGCCATTTTGGCTAAAAAGCCATAGTCTAAAGCCAGTTGTAACTTCAAGCCATATTTTTGATGCAAATTCAACGCTTTGTAAGTTAAATCTGTCAAACTATCCCAAGCTTCCAGGCGTTGCAACACTTCACACAATTGCCCGATAATTTGAGCAATAATATCCTCGCGTCCGGCTTGTTCAAACACATTTATGGATTGATTTAAATAAATCCAAGCCTCCTCCCAGAGATAGCGGGAAGACTCAACATTTTTGCAGTCTTTTTCCGCATGGCGACAATAGCATAATCCCAGATGAAAGAGTAAAATCCCCTCGCGTGCCAACTGATTGCTCGAACGCCAAAAGCTTAAACTGTGGAGATAGTGGCAAATAGCATCATCAATGCGATCGCACTCTCGGTCATCTTGTCCCAGAATATAATGCAAGCTGGCTTCTAATTCGGGTGCGAGTTGAACTCCTCGCGCTTGCAATTCTTGGTGCGCGCAGTCAAGTTCTAAACGCTGCTGTCGGGATACCGAAGCATCGCTCGTTTCCTCATCAGGCTGTAGAATACGGTTAAATAAGCGATTCCCCTGTTGGTCAATCAGATTTTGCAGTTCGAGCGTAGAAAGTTCAAATTTGATCGGATTGGCGGCAAAACTGCTAAAGTCAGGAGCAAGGCGTACGAGTTTTTGCAAAGTGCGATCGCTCACCCATAAAACGAGCGGAAAACTCAGGCGTTTGCGAAACTCATCGCGGATCAAATTGGTGGAACTCAACAGATCGTCAACCGCTCTCACCCGATCCAAACCCAGTACCATTAAAGCTAGGGGTGGACTTCCCGCATTCTCGCGCTGGATCTGAGGATGACAAAGTTTCCCATGAACGGTATGAAACAGCGTGCGTGCGGTGGGTGGAAGCGCGATCGCGCAAATCTTCCCCTGATGGTAATCTGGGGTTTTGTCCTCAAACTTCGGCAAAAAGCGTGCCTGTAACTGCTGTAATACCTGGTTTTGTAATTGCTCGTAGTTGCAGCGCACAAATACGAGGGAAAATTGTCCCTGAGACAGGCTAATGGCTCTCGTGAGTCGAGTCAGCGCCTGTTGGTTTTGTTCTACAGCGTTATCGGGTTGTTGCGAAGCCATTGTTGAAATTTCCTTGTTTCTGCTAAAGCCGGGTTGATGCAAAACCACGAACCTTCAGAGTCGCGATATTCATAAACCCACTGACTGCGAAGCAAGGTTTGATATTCAATATCGCCGCGAACCGTTTGCTGCTTTACCACCTGAAACAGCAGTTCCCATTCTCGATCGTCAATAGAGGAAATCAGATAATCTCGACGTTCGCGAATCACGCTTTCTAGACAATCTTTCGATAAGGGCGGGTCTTGCTGTTGCAAACAGCTATACAATAAACCCAATAGATTGCGGACGTGACCGCCACTAATCCAACACAGGCGATCGAGCGTTGCTGAAGTATCAAAAATTGCGAGAATTTGTTCGGACTCTGTTGCGATCGCTGGATCGGGAAATGCTCGTTTCAACACCATTTGACGTAACAAGGACATCCCCGCCACGCACTCATCCCCCGTTCGCAACCTCACCGGAACCATTGGTAAAACCTTGGGGGTTAAGCCACCTCCCAAACGGTTTTTCAGCGTTTCGCACTCATTAGAGAAAATCAGCGACAGGGGGATGGTATAAACAACATGGCACTTTAACTTGCGGAGTTGTTCGCCGCGATCGATAAATAGATATTCCGGTTGCGATCGTCCGCTGACTGGCATAGGACGCAGATCGACCCGATCTAAATTATCAACGATTACGACCAATCCTTGCTTGCCTCGTCGCTTCAGTTCCGCATCAGCTTTGAGCAAAATCTCATCATTAATGGCTTGCAGAATGCTATTGGTGCGCGGTTCTAGCCAGTTCCGCATCCGGTGGCGCAAATTCGGACTTTCCTTGGTTTTAGCCGTCAGTTTACCAATACCCAGCGAGAGTTCCGCTTCCCCCGATAGTTCAATGGGGGTGTGCAAAAAGTCGGATAACTCCGCAAACAAACTGGCAAAATAACCGGGTTGCAGGCGAATTTTAATCGCTTCTAAACTTTCGCTCACCTGACCTGCGATCGCCAGTAGAATATCGGTAACATCCACATCGTTTAATTCTAAGTCGTGGCTAGACTCGAAATAAACCACATGGAAATCTCGCCGTTCAAGTCCTGCTTTAAGCCGCAATAACTCGGTAGACTTGCCACAGCCAATATGACCTGTAAATAATTGACAAGTTGGCTGATTAGGTGATAAATCGGCAATGGTTCTTTCCAAAGCCTCAATAATTCTCCCTCCACGTACCGGAGAGAAATCAATGTAATATTGACGTTCCTCAGCATTACTCATACTCAGAGGTTCGCCTGGGTTACACGCCTGATAAAATCT includes these proteins:
- a CDS encoding P-loop NTPase fold protein, producing MVLDLRRFYQACNPGEPLSMSNAEERQYYIDFSPVRGGRIIEALERTIADLSPNQPTCQLFTGHIGCGKSTELLRLKAGLERRDFHVVYFESSHDLELNDVDVTDILLAIAGQVSESLEAIKIRLQPGYFASLFAELSDFLHTPIELSGEAELSLGIGKLTAKTKESPNLRHRMRNWLEPRTNSILQAINDEILLKADAELKRRGKQGLVVIVDNLDRVDLRPMPVSGRSQPEYLFIDRGEQLRKLKCHVVYTIPLSLIFSNECETLKNRLGGGLTPKVLPMVPVRLRTGDECVAGMSLLRQMVLKRAFPDPAIATESEQILAIFDTSATLDRLCWISGGHVRNLLGLLYSCLQQQDPPLSKDCLESVIRERRDYLISSIDDREWELLFQVVKQQTVRGDIEYQTLLRSQWVYEYRDSEGSWFCINPALAETRKFQQWLRNNPITL